The following proteins are co-located in the Streptomyces sp. NBC_00435 genome:
- a CDS encoding Gfo/Idh/MocA family protein, which translates to MTSTLGIAVIGTGKMGSDHVRRFGQTVGGARVVAVADPDGDRVKEVAAGLVGAGAYTDPAAAIAAPGVDAVLIASPGPAHEEAILHALERELPVLCEKPLTPDPAGALRIMEAEQRLGRRLVQVGFMRRFDAEYARLKELLDAGGIGRPLFLHCRHRNASSPSFFTSDMLISDSVVHEVDAARWLLGQEITAVTVLSPTPTSAAPEGLRDPRLVLLETSGGAVVDVEIFANCGFGYQVQCEAVGESGSARIGDGHAMVVQSAGRWGGEIDQDFTVRFADAYDRQLRRWVTAAARGRVDGPDAWDGYAATAVSEAGLTAARSGVRTPVDLARRPALYT; encoded by the coding sequence ATGACCAGCACGCTCGGTATCGCCGTCATCGGCACCGGGAAGATGGGATCCGACCACGTCCGCCGGTTCGGGCAGACGGTCGGCGGGGCCCGGGTGGTGGCCGTGGCCGACCCGGACGGGGACCGGGTCAAGGAGGTCGCGGCCGGGCTGGTGGGGGCCGGCGCGTACACCGATCCGGCGGCCGCGATAGCCGCGCCCGGGGTGGACGCCGTACTGATCGCCTCGCCCGGGCCCGCCCACGAGGAGGCGATTCTGCACGCGCTGGAGCGGGAGTTGCCGGTGCTCTGCGAGAAGCCGCTGACCCCCGACCCGGCGGGGGCCCTGCGGATCATGGAGGCGGAGCAGCGGCTGGGCCGCCGGCTCGTCCAGGTCGGCTTCATGCGGCGATTCGACGCCGAGTACGCGCGGCTCAAGGAGTTGCTCGACGCGGGCGGCATCGGGCGGCCGCTGTTCCTGCACTGCCGGCACCGCAACGCCTCCTCGCCGTCCTTCTTCACCAGCGACATGCTGATCAGCGATTCGGTGGTGCACGAGGTGGACGCGGCCCGCTGGCTGCTGGGCCAGGAGATCACCGCCGTGACGGTGCTCTCCCCGACGCCCACCTCCGCCGCGCCCGAGGGGCTGCGCGACCCCCGCCTCGTCCTCCTGGAGACCTCGGGCGGCGCCGTCGTGGACGTCGAGATCTTCGCCAACTGCGGCTTCGGCTACCAGGTGCAGTGCGAGGCGGTCGGCGAGTCCGGCAGCGCCCGGATCGGCGACGGCCACGCGATGGTCGTCCAGTCGGCGGGCCGGTGGGGCGGGGAGATCGACCAGGACTTCACCGTGCGGTTCGCCGACGCCTACGACCGCCAGCTCCGCCGCTGGGTCACCGCGGCGGCGCGGGGCCGGGTGGACGGTCCCGACGCGTGGGACGGCTACGCGGCGACGGCCGTCTCCGAGGCGGGCCTCACGGCGGCGCGCAGCGGCGTACGCACCCCCGTGGACCTCGCGCGACGCCCGGCCCTCTACACCTGA